In one Sander lucioperca isolate FBNREF2018 chromosome 7, SLUC_FBN_1.2, whole genome shotgun sequence genomic region, the following are encoded:
- the LOC116038492 gene encoding gliomedin-like isoform X5 codes for MKEKSGVFLAWKVLLVGMCALLLLSSAGLLFLLVRQKELTEQLVRLDTQMQVLSQSCRLQAGVLAVEPAEAAELKKLQRSRRNQEGEATQSQDEKEMLMLMTYSMVPVKVFIELCNSSRGVCLTGPPGPPGLPGRAGSPGPQGVPGLQGRKRGRRGPPGEKGEPGPKGDPGPPGLKGPPGPRGPPGPAGPPGPICPACYSNEVRNKTIGEHIHQTNMLMDSSPSLTNVENSSSTINKTESPTPHPADEGRHVLNVTDSEKPRDTSTDSESVVHPEYSYSTLNDTNTENVTEAPIRLLTAPLSTDQNSFNGSADINDTTVKSELVSPRPDYTHDTWVETSAETVTAASIHLTVSTVLPTPHLAHEARDVSNVTHSEKLRDTAKESEPVSFHKDDSQDTLNNTVNVTDGPIKLFTAPLSRHFSDQNGDTVNNSGTVEPMKSESPTSHPADNNSDVTDSEKLLNTNIEAESSFQDDSHSTLNNTTRENATEAPNKLLTTSLSVDLERNAFNNSGNIIHTPMKSDSSYPLQTNNQINVTTNERRRKTECNIRTIKCPEKAIKMESTFGAWMSDASRQDEGRYWLADHFSGRLLVELRNISALQDSSNKNIDVRRFFQGCGHVVYKQSFYFHKAGTNRLMKFDLNTSGTNTLIMENSRYHQLTYLFPNSKTYFKFAVDENGLWVIFASNADDDTMVAKINPDTFIVELIINTHYPTTKAGNAFIVCGVLYFTDDKDRRVTYAFDLKKESPLDASFDLRPANGTLAMLSYYPNKKLLYMWDSRSVKICKVKLKTT; via the exons ATGAAGGAGAAGAGTGGAGTTTTTCTGGCGTGGAAAGTGTTGCTGGTGGGGATGTGTGCGCTGCTGCTCCTGAGCTCAGCAGGTTTACTGTTCCTGCTGGTTCGACAGAAAGAGCTGACGGAGCAGCTGGTTAGGTTGGACACCCAGATGCAGGTGCTGTCCCagagctgcaggctgcaggcaggAGTCCTGGCTGTGGAGCCTGCAGAGGCTGCAGAGCTGAAGAAGCTCCAACGCAGCAGAAGAAACCAGGAGGGAGAAGCAACACAAAGCCAAGACGAGAAGGAAATGCTGATGCTGATGACGTACTCCATGGTTCCT GTCAAAGTCTTCATAGAGCTGTGTAATAGCTCCAGAGGAGTTTGTTTAACAG gCCCACCTGGACCACCAG GTTTGCCTGGTAGGGCTGGTTCACCAGGACCACAGGGTGTGCCAGGGCTGCAggggagaaaaagaggaagaagag GACCCCCTGGTGAAAAGGGAGAACCAGGACCTAAAGGAGACCCTGGGCCTCCCGGACTGAAAG GTCCTCCTGGTCCCAGGGGTCCACCAGGTCCAGCAGGCCCACCTGGTCCAATCTGTCCTGCTTGTTATTCTAATGAAGTGAGAAACAAGACCATCGGAGAACACATCCATCAAACCAACATGTTGATGG ATTCATCTCCTTCCCTGACCAATGTAGAAAACAGCAGCTCGACAATCAACAAGACTG AATCACCAACACCACACCCAGCTGATGAGGGCAGACATGTATTGAATGTTACTGACTCTGAAAAACCTCGAGACACAAGTACGGACTCTG AGTCAGTAGTTCATCCAGAGTACAGCTACAGCACCTTAAATGATACCAACACAGAGAATGTCACAGAGGCACCAATTCGATTATTAACAG CCCCACTTTCTACAGACCAAAACAGCTTCAATGGAAGTGCAGACATTAATGATACAACTGTGAAAAGTG AGTTAGTATCACCTCGTCCAGACTACACACATGACACGTGGGTTGAAACCAGCGCAGAGACTGTTACAGCGGCATCAATTCACTTAACAG TTTCCACAGTGTTACCAACACCACATCTAGCTCATGAAGCCAGAGATGTTTCTAATGTTACTCACTCTGAGAAACTTCGAGATACAGCTAAGGAATCTG AGCCAGTTTCATTTCACAAAGATGACAGCCAAGACACCCTGAACAACACAGTGAATGTTACAGACGGACCAATTAAATTATTCACAG CTCCACTTTCACGTCACTTTTCGGACCAAAACGGTGACACTGTCAATAACAGTGGAACCGTTGAACCCATGAAAAGTG AATCACCAACTTCACATCCAGCTGACAACAACAGCGATGTGACTGACTCTGAGAAGCTTCTAAACACAAACATTGAAGCTG AGTCATCATTTCAAGATGACAGTCACAGCACATTGAACAATACCACAAGAGAAAATGCTACAGAGGCACCAAATAAGTTATTAACAA CCTCACTTTCTGTAGACCTGGAGAGGAACGCCTTTAACAACAGTGGAAACATTATCCATACACCCAtgaaaagtg ACTCTTCATACCCACTCCAGACCAACAACCAGATCAATGTGACAACCaatgagagaagaagaaaaactg AGTGCAACATTAGAACTATTAAATGTCCGGAGAAAGCCATCAAAATGGAAAGCACGTTTGGAGCCTGGATGTCCGATGCATCAAGGCAGGATGAAGGTCGATACTGGTTGGCCGATCATTTTTCAG GTCGACTTTTGGTAGAGCTCAGGAACATTTCGGCATTACAGGATTCAAGCAACAAAAATATAGATGTCAGGAGGTTCTTCCAGGGCTGTGGTCATGTTGTCTACAAACAGTCATTTTACTTTCACAAAGCAGGAACAAACAGACTTATGAA ATTTGACCTGAACACCAGTGGAACAAACACTCTGATCATGGAAAACAGCAGATATCACCAACTGACTTATCTTTTCCCCAACTCAAAGACATATTTTAAGTTTGCTGTGGATGAAAACGGACTGTGGGTCATTTTTGCATCAAATGCAGATGATGATACGATGGTTGCAAAGATTAACCCTGACACATTCATTGTGGAATTAATCATTAATACTCACTACCCTACAACTAAAGCAGGAAATGCTTTCATTGTATGTGGGGTGCTATATTTTACAGATGACAAAGACAGAAGAGTTACATACGCCTTTGATTTAAAGAAAGAGAGTCCTCTGGATGCAAGTTTTGATTTAAGGCCAGCTAACGGCACCTTGGCTATGCTGTCATATTATCCCAACAAAAAGCTTCTGTATATGTGGGATAGCAGGAGTGtgaaaatctgcaaagtaaaaCTCAAAACAACCTAG
- the LOC116038492 gene encoding gliomedin-like isoform X3: MKEKSGVFLAWKVLLVGMCALLLLSSAGLLFLLVRQKELTEQLVRLDTQMQVLSQSCRLQAGVLAVEPAEAAELKKLQRSRRNQEGEATQSQDEKEMLMLMTYSMVPVKVFIELCNSSRGVCLTGPPGPPGLPGRAGSPGPQGVPGLQGRKRGRRGPPGEKGEPGPKGDPGPPGLKGPPGPRGPPGPAGPPGPICPACYSNEVRNKTIGEHIHQTNMLMDSSPSLTNVENSSSTINKTESPTPHPADEGRHVLNVTDSEKPRDTKSVVHPEYSYSTLNDTNTENVTEAPIRLLTAPLSTDQNSFNGSADINDTTVKSELVSPRPDYTHDTWVETSAETVTAASIHLTVSTVLPTPHLAHEARDVSNVTHSEKLRDTAKESESVSFDQDNSHGTLNNTKRENATEAPIQLLTAPLSADQNSGTISDTPMKSESPTSQPADNNRDVTDSEKLLNTNMEAEPVSFHKDDSQDTLNNTVNVTDGPIKLFTAPLSRHFSDQNGDTVNNSGTVEPMKSESPTSHPADNNSDVTDSEKLLNTNIEAESSFQDDSHSTLNNTTRENATEAPNKLLTTSLSVDLERNAFNNSGNIIHTPMKSDSSYPLQTNNQINVTTNERRRKTECNIRTIKCPEKAIKMESTFGAWMSDASRQDEGRYWLADHFSGRLLVELRNISALQDSSNKNIDVRRFFQGCGHVVYKQSFYFHKAGTNRLMKFDLNTSGTNTLIMENSRYHQLTYLFPNSKTYFKFAVDENGLWVIFASNADDDTMVAKINPDTFIVELIINTHYPTTKAGNAFIVCGVLYFTDDKDRRVTYAFDLKKESPLDASFDLRPANGTLAMLSYYPNKKLLYMWDSRSVKICKVKLKTT, encoded by the exons ATGAAGGAGAAGAGTGGAGTTTTTCTGGCGTGGAAAGTGTTGCTGGTGGGGATGTGTGCGCTGCTGCTCCTGAGCTCAGCAGGTTTACTGTTCCTGCTGGTTCGACAGAAAGAGCTGACGGAGCAGCTGGTTAGGTTGGACACCCAGATGCAGGTGCTGTCCCagagctgcaggctgcaggcaggAGTCCTGGCTGTGGAGCCTGCAGAGGCTGCAGAGCTGAAGAAGCTCCAACGCAGCAGAAGAAACCAGGAGGGAGAAGCAACACAAAGCCAAGACGAGAAGGAAATGCTGATGCTGATGACGTACTCCATGGTTCCT GTCAAAGTCTTCATAGAGCTGTGTAATAGCTCCAGAGGAGTTTGTTTAACAG gCCCACCTGGACCACCAG GTTTGCCTGGTAGGGCTGGTTCACCAGGACCACAGGGTGTGCCAGGGCTGCAggggagaaaaagaggaagaagag GACCCCCTGGTGAAAAGGGAGAACCAGGACCTAAAGGAGACCCTGGGCCTCCCGGACTGAAAG GTCCTCCTGGTCCCAGGGGTCCACCAGGTCCAGCAGGCCCACCTGGTCCAATCTGTCCTGCTTGTTATTCTAATGAAGTGAGAAACAAGACCATCGGAGAACACATCCATCAAACCAACATGTTGATGG ATTCATCTCCTTCCCTGACCAATGTAGAAAACAGCAGCTCGACAATCAACAAGACTG AATCACCAACACCACACCCAGCTGATGAGGGCAGACATGTATTGAATGTTACTGACTCTGAAAAACCTCGAGACACAA AGTCAGTAGTTCATCCAGAGTACAGCTACAGCACCTTAAATGATACCAACACAGAGAATGTCACAGAGGCACCAATTCGATTATTAACAG CCCCACTTTCTACAGACCAAAACAGCTTCAATGGAAGTGCAGACATTAATGATACAACTGTGAAAAGTG AGTTAGTATCACCTCGTCCAGACTACACACATGACACGTGGGTTGAAACCAGCGCAGAGACTGTTACAGCGGCATCAATTCACTTAACAG TTTCCACAGTGTTACCAACACCACATCTAGCTCATGAAGCCAGAGATGTTTCTAATGTTACTCACTCTGAGAAACTTCGAGATACAGCTAAGGAATCTG AGTCAGTATCATTTGATCAAGACAACAGCCATGGCACCTTGAACAATACCAAAAGAGAAAATGCTACAGAGGCACCAATTCAATTATTAACAG CTCCACTTTCTGCGGACCAAAACAGTGGAACCATTAGTGATACACCCATGAAAAGTG AATCACCAACTTCACAGCCAGCTGACAACAACAGAGATGTGACTGACTCTGAGAAGCTTCTAAACACAAACATGGAAGCTG AGCCAGTTTCATTTCACAAAGATGACAGCCAAGACACCCTGAACAACACAGTGAATGTTACAGACGGACCAATTAAATTATTCACAG CTCCACTTTCACGTCACTTTTCGGACCAAAACGGTGACACTGTCAATAACAGTGGAACCGTTGAACCCATGAAAAGTG AATCACCAACTTCACATCCAGCTGACAACAACAGCGATGTGACTGACTCTGAGAAGCTTCTAAACACAAACATTGAAGCTG AGTCATCATTTCAAGATGACAGTCACAGCACATTGAACAATACCACAAGAGAAAATGCTACAGAGGCACCAAATAAGTTATTAACAA CCTCACTTTCTGTAGACCTGGAGAGGAACGCCTTTAACAACAGTGGAAACATTATCCATACACCCAtgaaaagtg ACTCTTCATACCCACTCCAGACCAACAACCAGATCAATGTGACAACCaatgagagaagaagaaaaactg AGTGCAACATTAGAACTATTAAATGTCCGGAGAAAGCCATCAAAATGGAAAGCACGTTTGGAGCCTGGATGTCCGATGCATCAAGGCAGGATGAAGGTCGATACTGGTTGGCCGATCATTTTTCAG GTCGACTTTTGGTAGAGCTCAGGAACATTTCGGCATTACAGGATTCAAGCAACAAAAATATAGATGTCAGGAGGTTCTTCCAGGGCTGTGGTCATGTTGTCTACAAACAGTCATTTTACTTTCACAAAGCAGGAACAAACAGACTTATGAA ATTTGACCTGAACACCAGTGGAACAAACACTCTGATCATGGAAAACAGCAGATATCACCAACTGACTTATCTTTTCCCCAACTCAAAGACATATTTTAAGTTTGCTGTGGATGAAAACGGACTGTGGGTCATTTTTGCATCAAATGCAGATGATGATACGATGGTTGCAAAGATTAACCCTGACACATTCATTGTGGAATTAATCATTAATACTCACTACCCTACAACTAAAGCAGGAAATGCTTTCATTGTATGTGGGGTGCTATATTTTACAGATGACAAAGACAGAAGAGTTACATACGCCTTTGATTTAAAGAAAGAGAGTCCTCTGGATGCAAGTTTTGATTTAAGGCCAGCTAACGGCACCTTGGCTATGCTGTCATATTATCCCAACAAAAAGCTTCTGTATATGTGGGATAGCAGGAGTGtgaaaatctgcaaagtaaaaCTCAAAACAACCTAG
- the LOC116038492 gene encoding gliomedin-like isoform X1, with product MKEKSGVFLAWKVLLVGMCALLLLSSAGLLFLLVRQKELTEQLVRLDTQMQVLSQSCRLQAGVLAVEPAEAAELKKLQRSRRNQEGEATQSQDEKEMLMLMTYSMVPVKVFIELCNSSRGVCLTGPPGPPGLPGRAGSPGPQGVPGLQGRKRGRRGPPGEKGEPGPKGDPGPPGLKGPPGPRGPPGPAGPPGPICPACYSNEVRNKTIGEHIHQTNMLMDSSPSLTNVENSSSTINKTESPTPHPADEGRHVLNVTDSEKPRDTSTDSESVVHPEYSYSTLNDTNTENVTEAPIRLLTAPLSTDQNSFNGSADINDTTVKSELVSPRPDYTHDTWVETSAETVTAASIHLTVSTVLPTPHLAHEARDVSNVTHSEKLRDTAKESESVSFDQDNSHGTLNNTKRENATEAPIQLLTAPLSADQNSGTISDTPMKSESPTSQPADNNRDVTDSEKLLNTNMEAEPVSFHKDDSQDTLNNTVNVTDGPIKLFTAPLSRHFSDQNGDTVNNSGTVEPMKSESPTSHPADNNSDVTDSEKLLNTNIEAESSFQDDSHSTLNNTTRENATEAPNKLLTTSLSVDLERNAFNNSGNIIHTPMKSDSSYPLQTNNQINVTTNERRRKTECNIRTIKCPEKAIKMESTFGAWMSDASRQDEGRYWLADHFSGRLLVELRNISALQDSSNKNIDVRRFFQGCGHVVYKQSFYFHKAGTNRLMKFDLNTSGTNTLIMENSRYHQLTYLFPNSKTYFKFAVDENGLWVIFASNADDDTMVAKINPDTFIVELIINTHYPTTKAGNAFIVCGVLYFTDDKDRRVTYAFDLKKESPLDASFDLRPANGTLAMLSYYPNKKLLYMWDSRSVKICKVKLKTT from the exons ATGAAGGAGAAGAGTGGAGTTTTTCTGGCGTGGAAAGTGTTGCTGGTGGGGATGTGTGCGCTGCTGCTCCTGAGCTCAGCAGGTTTACTGTTCCTGCTGGTTCGACAGAAAGAGCTGACGGAGCAGCTGGTTAGGTTGGACACCCAGATGCAGGTGCTGTCCCagagctgcaggctgcaggcaggAGTCCTGGCTGTGGAGCCTGCAGAGGCTGCAGAGCTGAAGAAGCTCCAACGCAGCAGAAGAAACCAGGAGGGAGAAGCAACACAAAGCCAAGACGAGAAGGAAATGCTGATGCTGATGACGTACTCCATGGTTCCT GTCAAAGTCTTCATAGAGCTGTGTAATAGCTCCAGAGGAGTTTGTTTAACAG gCCCACCTGGACCACCAG GTTTGCCTGGTAGGGCTGGTTCACCAGGACCACAGGGTGTGCCAGGGCTGCAggggagaaaaagaggaagaagag GACCCCCTGGTGAAAAGGGAGAACCAGGACCTAAAGGAGACCCTGGGCCTCCCGGACTGAAAG GTCCTCCTGGTCCCAGGGGTCCACCAGGTCCAGCAGGCCCACCTGGTCCAATCTGTCCTGCTTGTTATTCTAATGAAGTGAGAAACAAGACCATCGGAGAACACATCCATCAAACCAACATGTTGATGG ATTCATCTCCTTCCCTGACCAATGTAGAAAACAGCAGCTCGACAATCAACAAGACTG AATCACCAACACCACACCCAGCTGATGAGGGCAGACATGTATTGAATGTTACTGACTCTGAAAAACCTCGAGACACAAGTACGGACTCTG AGTCAGTAGTTCATCCAGAGTACAGCTACAGCACCTTAAATGATACCAACACAGAGAATGTCACAGAGGCACCAATTCGATTATTAACAG CCCCACTTTCTACAGACCAAAACAGCTTCAATGGAAGTGCAGACATTAATGATACAACTGTGAAAAGTG AGTTAGTATCACCTCGTCCAGACTACACACATGACACGTGGGTTGAAACCAGCGCAGAGACTGTTACAGCGGCATCAATTCACTTAACAG TTTCCACAGTGTTACCAACACCACATCTAGCTCATGAAGCCAGAGATGTTTCTAATGTTACTCACTCTGAGAAACTTCGAGATACAGCTAAGGAATCTG AGTCAGTATCATTTGATCAAGACAACAGCCATGGCACCTTGAACAATACCAAAAGAGAAAATGCTACAGAGGCACCAATTCAATTATTAACAG CTCCACTTTCTGCGGACCAAAACAGTGGAACCATTAGTGATACACCCATGAAAAGTG AATCACCAACTTCACAGCCAGCTGACAACAACAGAGATGTGACTGACTCTGAGAAGCTTCTAAACACAAACATGGAAGCTG AGCCAGTTTCATTTCACAAAGATGACAGCCAAGACACCCTGAACAACACAGTGAATGTTACAGACGGACCAATTAAATTATTCACAG CTCCACTTTCACGTCACTTTTCGGACCAAAACGGTGACACTGTCAATAACAGTGGAACCGTTGAACCCATGAAAAGTG AATCACCAACTTCACATCCAGCTGACAACAACAGCGATGTGACTGACTCTGAGAAGCTTCTAAACACAAACATTGAAGCTG AGTCATCATTTCAAGATGACAGTCACAGCACATTGAACAATACCACAAGAGAAAATGCTACAGAGGCACCAAATAAGTTATTAACAA CCTCACTTTCTGTAGACCTGGAGAGGAACGCCTTTAACAACAGTGGAAACATTATCCATACACCCAtgaaaagtg ACTCTTCATACCCACTCCAGACCAACAACCAGATCAATGTGACAACCaatgagagaagaagaaaaactg AGTGCAACATTAGAACTATTAAATGTCCGGAGAAAGCCATCAAAATGGAAAGCACGTTTGGAGCCTGGATGTCCGATGCATCAAGGCAGGATGAAGGTCGATACTGGTTGGCCGATCATTTTTCAG GTCGACTTTTGGTAGAGCTCAGGAACATTTCGGCATTACAGGATTCAAGCAACAAAAATATAGATGTCAGGAGGTTCTTCCAGGGCTGTGGTCATGTTGTCTACAAACAGTCATTTTACTTTCACAAAGCAGGAACAAACAGACTTATGAA ATTTGACCTGAACACCAGTGGAACAAACACTCTGATCATGGAAAACAGCAGATATCACCAACTGACTTATCTTTTCCCCAACTCAAAGACATATTTTAAGTTTGCTGTGGATGAAAACGGACTGTGGGTCATTTTTGCATCAAATGCAGATGATGATACGATGGTTGCAAAGATTAACCCTGACACATTCATTGTGGAATTAATCATTAATACTCACTACCCTACAACTAAAGCAGGAAATGCTTTCATTGTATGTGGGGTGCTATATTTTACAGATGACAAAGACAGAAGAGTTACATACGCCTTTGATTTAAAGAAAGAGAGTCCTCTGGATGCAAGTTTTGATTTAAGGCCAGCTAACGGCACCTTGGCTATGCTGTCATATTATCCCAACAAAAAGCTTCTGTATATGTGGGATAGCAGGAGTGtgaaaatctgcaaagtaaaaCTCAAAACAACCTAG
- the LOC116038492 gene encoding gliomedin-like isoform X8, whose translation MKEKSGVFLAWKVLLVGMCALLLLSSAGLLFLLVRQKELTEQLVRLDTQMQVLSQSCRLQAGVLAVEPAEAAELKKLQRSRRNQEGEATQSQDEKEMLMLMTYSMVPVKVFIELCNSSRGVCLTGPPGPPGLPGRAGSPGPQGVPGLQGRKRGRRGPPGEKGEPGPKGDPGPPGLKGPPGPRGPPGPAGPPGPICPACYSNEVRNKTIGEHIHQTNMLMDSSPSLTNVENSSSTINKTESPTPHPADEGRHVLNVTDSEKPRDTSTDSESVVHPEYSYSTLNDTNTENVTEAPIRLLTAPLSTDQNSFNGSADINDTTVKSELVSPRPDYTHDTWVETSAETVTAASIHLTVSTVLPTPHLAHEARDVSNVTHSEKLRDTAKESESVSFDQDNSHGTLNNTKRENATEAPIQLLTAPLSADQNSGTISDTPMKSDSSYPLQTNNQINVTTNERRRKTECNIRTIKCPEKAIKMESTFGAWMSDASRQDEGRYWLADHFSGRLLVELRNISALQDSSNKNIDVRRFFQGCGHVVYKQSFYFHKAGTNRLMKFDLNTSGTNTLIMENSRYHQLTYLFPNSKTYFKFAVDENGLWVIFASNADDDTMVAKINPDTFIVELIINTHYPTTKAGNAFIVCGVLYFTDDKDRRVTYAFDLKKESPLDASFDLRPANGTLAMLSYYPNKKLLYMWDSRSVKICKVKLKTT comes from the exons ATGAAGGAGAAGAGTGGAGTTTTTCTGGCGTGGAAAGTGTTGCTGGTGGGGATGTGTGCGCTGCTGCTCCTGAGCTCAGCAGGTTTACTGTTCCTGCTGGTTCGACAGAAAGAGCTGACGGAGCAGCTGGTTAGGTTGGACACCCAGATGCAGGTGCTGTCCCagagctgcaggctgcaggcaggAGTCCTGGCTGTGGAGCCTGCAGAGGCTGCAGAGCTGAAGAAGCTCCAACGCAGCAGAAGAAACCAGGAGGGAGAAGCAACACAAAGCCAAGACGAGAAGGAAATGCTGATGCTGATGACGTACTCCATGGTTCCT GTCAAAGTCTTCATAGAGCTGTGTAATAGCTCCAGAGGAGTTTGTTTAACAG gCCCACCTGGACCACCAG GTTTGCCTGGTAGGGCTGGTTCACCAGGACCACAGGGTGTGCCAGGGCTGCAggggagaaaaagaggaagaagag GACCCCCTGGTGAAAAGGGAGAACCAGGACCTAAAGGAGACCCTGGGCCTCCCGGACTGAAAG GTCCTCCTGGTCCCAGGGGTCCACCAGGTCCAGCAGGCCCACCTGGTCCAATCTGTCCTGCTTGTTATTCTAATGAAGTGAGAAACAAGACCATCGGAGAACACATCCATCAAACCAACATGTTGATGG ATTCATCTCCTTCCCTGACCAATGTAGAAAACAGCAGCTCGACAATCAACAAGACTG AATCACCAACACCACACCCAGCTGATGAGGGCAGACATGTATTGAATGTTACTGACTCTGAAAAACCTCGAGACACAAGTACGGACTCTG AGTCAGTAGTTCATCCAGAGTACAGCTACAGCACCTTAAATGATACCAACACAGAGAATGTCACAGAGGCACCAATTCGATTATTAACAG CCCCACTTTCTACAGACCAAAACAGCTTCAATGGAAGTGCAGACATTAATGATACAACTGTGAAAAGTG AGTTAGTATCACCTCGTCCAGACTACACACATGACACGTGGGTTGAAACCAGCGCAGAGACTGTTACAGCGGCATCAATTCACTTAACAG TTTCCACAGTGTTACCAACACCACATCTAGCTCATGAAGCCAGAGATGTTTCTAATGTTACTCACTCTGAGAAACTTCGAGATACAGCTAAGGAATCTG AGTCAGTATCATTTGATCAAGACAACAGCCATGGCACCTTGAACAATACCAAAAGAGAAAATGCTACAGAGGCACCAATTCAATTATTAACAG CTCCACTTTCTGCGGACCAAAACAGTGGAACCATTAGTGATACACCCATGAAAAGTG ACTCTTCATACCCACTCCAGACCAACAACCAGATCAATGTGACAACCaatgagagaagaagaaaaactg AGTGCAACATTAGAACTATTAAATGTCCGGAGAAAGCCATCAAAATGGAAAGCACGTTTGGAGCCTGGATGTCCGATGCATCAAGGCAGGATGAAGGTCGATACTGGTTGGCCGATCATTTTTCAG GTCGACTTTTGGTAGAGCTCAGGAACATTTCGGCATTACAGGATTCAAGCAACAAAAATATAGATGTCAGGAGGTTCTTCCAGGGCTGTGGTCATGTTGTCTACAAACAGTCATTTTACTTTCACAAAGCAGGAACAAACAGACTTATGAA ATTTGACCTGAACACCAGTGGAACAAACACTCTGATCATGGAAAACAGCAGATATCACCAACTGACTTATCTTTTCCCCAACTCAAAGACATATTTTAAGTTTGCTGTGGATGAAAACGGACTGTGGGTCATTTTTGCATCAAATGCAGATGATGATACGATGGTTGCAAAGATTAACCCTGACACATTCATTGTGGAATTAATCATTAATACTCACTACCCTACAACTAAAGCAGGAAATGCTTTCATTGTATGTGGGGTGCTATATTTTACAGATGACAAAGACAGAAGAGTTACATACGCCTTTGATTTAAAGAAAGAGAGTCCTCTGGATGCAAGTTTTGATTTAAGGCCAGCTAACGGCACCTTGGCTATGCTGTCATATTATCCCAACAAAAAGCTTCTGTATATGTGGGATAGCAGGAGTGtgaaaatctgcaaagtaaaaCTCAAAACAACCTAG